CAGCGATGCGAGAGTCATTAAAATACCACGTCATCACTTCATTTGGGTTTTTTATTTCTCCAGTGTATAAAGTGACAGATTCTCCCCCCTCCTCTGACTTTCTCTTCATTTCATCTCGTTCAGCAGCAGAAATATCTGAAACACAAACCAACAATTGAAACAAAAACCAATAGCAAACAGACTCCACagcatgaaagaactgtgaatCTGAAAGTGATTTTCTGGTCTTTCTTCACTTTCAGTCTGAAAAGCACATTTGACCACAATTTATGCTTATGAACATATTTTgtatactatttatttttttttacatcaaatCCTCTGCAATTTGAATCACTGAACACAATGATCtgatttcaatttaaaaaacgtgCTATGGTAAATATAACGGCTCACCACAGACAGTAACACTGAACGTCTCGTGACTGATGCTGCTGCCGCTGATGACTTGATTAtgataaagtccagagtctgtggttctggtgtctctgatggtcagagatccagtctgatgatccagtttcagtctgtctctgaatctctcatcacTATGTTTacactgaacatctgtacaGATAAAACTGAGATCTCCAGTGGTTTGAGCGATGCGGATGTCATTAATATACCATCTAATCTCTTCTTGTTGGTTTGTTTCAACATCAGTGtgtagagtgactgaatctccctccatcactgtcACTCTTTCTGCATCAGCATAACCTGAAGAAATAAACACAATTATCagcaaaagaaaattataaaatgggAAAATTCTGTGAAAATGTCCCTTTGCACAGATCATGAAGATTGATAGTATAGTGAAATAAGTGCAAGACAGTTCTCAGATCACGTACTGGATCAAACACCCACGAGATCAAATATTATACTCACCAGTGACATCAACACTAAAGCTCTTTAAGATGCTGAATCTGATGGTGGTTATCAGTAGATAATagagtccagagtctgtggttctggtgtttgtgatggtcagagatccagtcatATGATTCAGCTTCAGTCTGCCTCTGAATCTGACATCAGCATATAAacactgaacatctgtacaAATAAAACTAAGATCTGTGTTGATTTCAGCGATGCgaatgtcattaaaaatccaTTTCATCAAATAATTTGTGGTTCTCACTACACCAGGATCTAAAATGACAGAGTCTCCCTCCTTCACCGACTTTGTCTTCAGTTTATCTCCTTCTGGATCATCTGAAACACAAATCAACAGCTGCTGgagaaaataacaaacaaactacAAACCACGAGATATGATATGTGAAGTGATTGCTTTCATGGAACAGATAAGGAACGTAATGACTCACAatagacagaaacactgaagAGCTGAAGAAGACTGTCGCTGCTGCTGTTGATCTGTAGTTTATagagtccagagtctgtggtgcTGATGTtagtgatggtcagagatccagtcatATAATTCACCTTCAGTCGGTTTCTGAATATCTTTGCACCATTATTACACTGAACATCTGTACTGTTCTTACTCTGATCTCCAGTGATGTCAGCAATGCAAAAGTCATTAAAATACCACCTAATTTCTTCTTGTTGGATTGTTTCAATATCAGTGTatagagtgactgaatctccctctAACACAGACACTGGCACTATATCTGCaacacagagaaaaataaataaataaataaacagcctAATTATAAGCCATCAAATATATAGGGGGAGAGAGGTGGAACAACCTAACACTTTTTGGCTTTCTCAGTTTGTGTAAATACAATTGGGGTTCAgagcatttctaatttttttttttttttttcacattaattTCAAACATGTCTAGTACAAATATACGGTTTCATTTCATTAATCCACTGTATAAACTGCTAAATAACAAATTACAGATTAAAACtcagatttgttttattttaaaagaaaatgaaaacttaCTATGGAATTTACTTTTGATATGGATAAATGTTCAGTGATATCTTCCAAAAATCTTCAAATTTTGGCACATTTGTTCTATATATAGTGTGAATATGGCATCTAGTTAATAGGCTACACAATGTTTCATCatactacactctcagaaataaaggtacagaagctgtcactggggctgtaccctttcaaaaaggtacatgtttgtacctaaagggtccattttggtactttaaaagtacatattagcagaggcggacaatccaggggtcagaaagtaaaagtcctgccatatttttgttccacccatgaactcagcagctgatttcaccagaggaggaaccaagtcattcctttcaagtcacaagcaagtctcaagtcaaatcccaagtcctcaaagagttaaagttaatgagataattaagtgtctaattaaatgatgattgtgcattagtgatgaacacctgctgttaatgagaattacagaggatcagacgttgatgttttattggttaaaatgatgccaccatcatggagagcagtgtttgctttagttgggctcttgacccttttagtaaatcaaagtaatttgcttttaagcaagtGAAATATTGTTTCACAACAAACGTTTGTGCATTGCTGAATCAAGAACTTGATGTAGCAGATTAGTTTAcgctttctgcttttaaatcatttgaatgagCATCATGTAGGTGTCTCGCTTTGGTTTATTGAGTGATATTCAGCTATTACtgaatttcaggaaaaaaacaTTCTACCAAACAAATGCTACTGTAGTGATTACATATGAGGAAGAACAGCatcagctcaggcttttagacatgaacacttatcatatgatcctcaacggtggtgacaataataattcatactgcagtgcatgatgggagtttttactatggtcttacccagcatacattgcagcatgaagaattttgttggttgtcaccattgttgagattcatatactGGTTCATTATGTCTGCATGCGTCTAAATACCAGAAGAGTTTAAGTgtttatatgcattaaatacagtCGATTTGAAATGAATTCATCATAACTATTAGAACAACAAGTTCCTTGCACGCTATTTCACAAGGTTGATTTTTCAAAACCTAAACATACAacacaaagaagaaaaaaacaaacaatcagtaCAGCTGTAAAAGCATGGTTTCTCATTGTGCAGCCCTGATCTCTTTACTTTACAGCAACACATGTAATACTGcaaagagagatctaacacaggagtcaaaggccaagagcccaactaaagcacacactgatctctgtgatggtggcatcattttaaccattaaaacattaatatctgatcctctgtaattctcaataacagcaggtgttcatcactaatgcacaatcatcatttaattagacacttaattatctcattaactttaactctttgaggacttgggatttgacttgagacttgcttgtgacttgaaaggaatgacttggttcctcctctggtgaaatcagctgcagagttcatgggtggaacaaaaatatggcaggacttttactttctgacccctggattgtccgcctctgctaatatgtacttttaaagtaccaaaatggaccctttaggtacaaacatgtacctttttgaaagggtacagccccagtgacagcttctgtacctttatttctgagagtgcaccTTTGTACTGTACCTTGTAGGTATTATACCATATATAATACCTATACCTTCATATATACAATAATATGATGCAGATAAATTCccttttaattgatttttattcaaTAGTTTAAGTGAGGTTCCATGACAGAGTTCAAGATAAATAATTTCATTGCTACTGGAGCTGAATGAGGGTAGCTAGGAGGCGAGGAGATTTCGAATCTAGCACAAGTTTATGACAATTAGCCCCCGCGTTAAACGGGTCGCACATGAACTCGAACACACTAGCTGGGTTTCCATCACCCCGTTTTAATGCGAATTTGAAGTACCGCATGagaaacgagtgatggaaaCGCCAAATTTCGAGAAAAATCCCTTAATTcgcaaaaaaaagtttttacgctcgcttgaggtggtttttcacTTGTGCGAAAAAGAGTTAATGCGAATAATGGAAGATGGAAATGCAGTTtgcgaataaattcctccaagcgcatcaaaaaagtcatgtgtCTTTGCACTATGAGACGGGATAACTTGACTAGCAGCGGACTGATCTCGttccacagcatctgaaatgttatggtcgttctgaaatgcctgagcaaagtctgtcatcaaagtatttctgtataattgtctcgcacgactgtgttcccaaacagcagcattcACCCCCGAAAGCAATGACAGCATTTACTGTGTTTCatctgctcgctctgaggcgcAATTAATTTTTCGTATacgaaaattattatattcagtagcTTATACTAGTTTTCTATAGgctatttagtgccagtttaccatgaagtgacgattttgttatctttgactcgttggatggaaacggtgctcgttcgcaaatgttttatgcgatattccaaatTTGCGCGTAAGTTAAATTCGCAATTTTGGATGGAAACCCGGCTACTGTTTCCGCGGCGCCCAGCCCAGCTACGACTCACTATTCAAACCATGCCGCGCCACAGAACCAGCCACATAGTTTTTCCA
The sequence above is a segment of the Onychostoma macrolepis isolate SWU-2019 chromosome 22, ASM1243209v1, whole genome shotgun sequence genome. Coding sequences within it:
- the LOC131530696 gene encoding uncharacterized protein LOC131530696 isoform X2, whose protein sequence is MKHVFIFLFLLCVCGHDIVPVSVLEGDSVTLYTDIETIQQEEIRWYFNDFCIADITGDQSKNSTDVQCNNGAKIFRNRLKVNYMTGSLTITNISTTDSGLYKLQINSSSDSLLQLFSVSVYYDPEGDKLKTKSVKEGDSVILDPGVVRTTNYLMKWIFNDIRIAEINTDLSFICTDVQCLYADVRFRGRLKLNHMTGSLTITNTRTTDSGLYYLLITTIRFSILKSFSVDVTGYADAERVTVMEGDSVTLHTDVETNQQEEIRWYINDIRIAQTTGDLSFICTDVQCKHSDERFRDRLKLDHQTGSLTIRDTRTTDSGLYHNQVISGSSISHETFSVTVCDISAAERDEMKRKSEEGGESVTLYTGEIKNPNEVMTWYFNDSRIAEITGDQSKICTDDQCNKRFRDRLKLDHQTGSLTIMNITKTNAGVYKLQISSSRISIVKSFNVTLPTFKLFS
- the LOC131530696 gene encoding uncharacterized protein LOC131530696 isoform X1 gives rise to the protein MKHVFIFLFLLCVCGHDIVPVSVLEGDSVTLYTDIETIQQEEIRWYFNDFCIADITGDQSKNSTDVQCNNGAKIFRNRLKVNYMTGSLTITNISTTDSGLYKLQINSSSDSLLQLFSVSVYYDPEGDKLKTKSVKEGDSVILDPGVVRTTNYLMKWIFNDIRIAEINTDLSFICTDVQCLYADVRFRGRLKLNHMTGSLTITNTRTTDSGLYYLLITTIRFSILKSFSVDVTGYADAERVTVMEGDSVTLHTDVETNQQEEIRWYINDIRIAQTTGDLSFICTDVQCKHSDERFRDRLKLDHQTGSLTIRDTRTTDSGLYHNQVISGSSISHETFSVTVCDISAAERDEMKRKSEEGGESVTLYTGEIKNPNEVMTWYFNDSRIAEITGDQSKICTDDQCNKRFRDRLKLDHQTGSLTIMNITKTNAGVYKLQISSSRISIVKSFNVTLPKFQTGPIPHTPATDLAGSESGLPLAAVAGMVCVGGAVVLLLIVAGVIYGRKRQAGQRDIMLHFSNQMNGTEDPVDDSCQ